From the Rhodoflexus caldus genome, the window GCAGCCATTACCCAAGCAACTGCGGCAAAAGATTTACCCGAGCAACTGCAAAACCTCACCCGAGGGGCTGCTTCTGCCTTTGAAATATGGCTCTTGCAAGCCGATACGCTGCAATTTTTGGGCGGAACTACGGCAAGAAGCTACGACAAACCGTCTGTAACCGCGCCCCAAAACCTGTGGCAGTGGCTGGAACAACAACCTCAGGGCTTTGCGTGGCACAGCCCCGCCGAGACATTCCCCGAACCGACGCAAAATTTTCAGGCAACCTTTGTGCTGCCGCATCAAATTGCCGAGGGCAAACTGCTTACTTGGCAACTGCCTTCGGGAGAAAAGGGCTTTTTTCTGTTGGAAAAAATTACCGATGAATTGCTTACCAATGCACATTTGCAATTGGTGCGGGGCGTATTGGAACAGCATTTTACCCGAAAACAAGCCCGCGAAAACGCCGTAAAAATCGGTGAGCTGACAGCGCAAACGGCTGCCCTTGAAGAGCAGTTGCGGCAAAAAGAATCAGCCGTGCAACAGTTGCAACAACTCATCGGCGAAACCCGCACAGAGTTGAGCGCACAGAAAAACGAGTGTGCGCTGTTGCAAGACGAGTACAGGCTTATCTATGAAGGCGCACCCGGTGGCTTGGCATACTACACCGCCGAAGAGCCGATTGGCTTGTTCTACGAACCCGAAGAGCAGGTGCGTTTGCTGCATCGGCATTTGAAACTCAAATCCTGCAACAGCCAGTTTGCCCGCCGATACGGGCAGGAACATCCCCGACAAATGGAAGGTTCGCGCTTTGAAGCCCTGTTTCCTAATCCCAACGGGCGCGATACACTGGCAATTTTGGGGCAAATGCTCAAAAACGGACAGTTCGCCGAGGAAACCTTAGAGCAGGACAAAGAAGGCAACCTTTACCGCTGTTACAGGCAATACCGCGCCGTAAAGGCAGAAAATCATTTGTTGGGTGTTCTGGTGGCGCACCTGCGCTTTGCCAAACTCACCCCCGATGTTTCGCAAGCCGCGCTGCACGAGCGACAACTGCGCGCATGGGTAACGCGGCTGCCTGCCCTTTCCGCTTTGGCGGATGTTTCGGGCAATGTGAAAGAGCTTTCGCTCATGCTGGAAACCTTCACGGGCTTGCAAAAAGGGCAAAACCTGTTTTCGCTCATCCATCCCGAAGATTTGGCGGAAGTGCAACAGAAATACTACGCCGGTGCAGCCGCTTTGGACAGCATCCGTACCTTTGCGGCGCGTTTCCGCAATCGGGAAAACCAGTGGCGCGAAGGTGAGTTTACCCTGCACAATGCCAACGACGAATCAGTAGGCGGCGGCATGATTATCACCATCCGCGATGCTACCCAAGCCAACGAACGGCAGCGCAACAGGCAGGCGCAAATAGCACTGCTCACTGCCGTTTTGGACAACCTTGCCGACCCTGTTGCGGCAACGGATGCCAAACAAAACTTCCTGTATGCCAACCCTGCCATGAAGGCGCTGGCAGGCAACAATCACCTGCCGATAGAAGCATTGGCGCAACCGCCCGAAATAGCGGCACACTTGCTCTACAAGGGCGGCACGGCTGAAATTCGCTGGCGCAATCAGGCTTTGCAGCAAACACAGCGCATGGAAACGCACGTAGTCAAGTTGCCCGTGAATGCCGCAGGCGCACACACCGTTATTCATCTGCACGACGTAACCCGCAGCCGCCAACAGGCAGAGCACTTGCAGTTGCAATTGGATAAATTTTCGGGCATAACTTTGCAGGCGGCGGCAGCCATCGCCCTATGCGCCCCCGACGGCGAAATTCGCTGGGCAAACGAGGCGTTCCGCCAAGTTTTGGGATTTGGCAAAGAAGAAAAAATCAGCCTGTTGCAACTCTCTGACAGTGAGTCGGATACAAACCCGCAGGCATTGCTGGAAGAGGTAATCTTGCAGCCCGAACAAACCCTGTGCGCGGCGTTTTCATTCATCAACGCCAAAGGCAAAAAATGCTGGGGCGAGTGGACACTGCTCAATCTGGTGCGCCAAGAGGCAATCGGCGGGGTGCTGATTACCCTGCATGAGTGTACGGATGTGAAAATCTACGTCGAGAAATTAGCCCGACACTATCGGCACA encodes:
- a CDS encoding PAS domain-containing protein, translated to MNQPNPNPPSFSPFAAIATATAFALIICVLWLLGEPMLPAWSIPLAAVAGALVVGGVLWRQAQQLNNAVVWQHQEWQHSSQEAQQQCQDRISALQSEARQLTDRLNLTYAAITQATAAKDLPEQLQNLTRGAASAFEIWLLQADTLQFLGGTTARSYDKPSVTAPQNLWQWLEQQPQGFAWHSPAETFPEPTQNFQATFVLPHQIAEGKLLTWQLPSGEKGFFLLEKITDELLTNAHLQLVRGVLEQHFTRKQARENAVKIGELTAQTAALEEQLRQKESAVQQLQQLIGETRTELSAQKNECALLQDEYRLIYEGAPGGLAYYTAEEPIGLFYEPEEQVRLLHRHLKLKSCNSQFARRYGQEHPRQMEGSRFEALFPNPNGRDTLAILGQMLKNGQFAEETLEQDKEGNLYRCYRQYRAVKAENHLLGVLVAHLRFAKLTPDVSQAALHERQLRAWVTRLPALSALADVSGNVKELSLMLETFTGLQKGQNLFSLIHPEDLAEVQQKYYAGAAALDSIRTFAARFRNRENQWREGEFTLHNANDESVGGGMIITIRDATQANERQRNRQAQIALLTAVLDNLADPVAATDAKQNFLYANPAMKALAGNNHLPIEALAQPPEIAAHLLYKGGTAEIRWRNQALQQTQRMETHVVKLPVNAAGAHTVIHLHDVTRSRQQAEHLQLQLDKFSGITLQAAAAIALCAPDGEIRWANEAFRQVLGFGKEEKISLLQLSDSESDTNPQALLEEVILQPEQTLCAAFSFINAKGKKCWGEWTLLNLVRQEAIGGVLITLHECTDVKIYVEKLARHYRHSRALLNLTRQAIVLTDKEGRTLLWTAAADFLQLREGQRIQRLHDDDFWQTENGQTFRHRHTRAGEYATADVENITPLTELREALADALAAEKEQVRHTCDIILRFEAMLAEQQARINALQHTTDLAVQTAVSGAQAIAEARALLPEIASASELLPVLQHCIQDWSALLERYEEIGETTDIAAKLLEISAFRTIISGYELPEKTRQLIDSLAEKLGAIHMAINHLQRLEPALK